The Halalkalibacter krulwichiae genome has a segment encoding these proteins:
- a CDS encoding amidase family protein, giving the protein MEVNPDALHIADALDYERANVGVRGPLHGIPILLKDNIDTADKLHTSAGSLALKDSYSQRDAHLVSRLREAGAVILGKTNMSEWAYFMTMENMPSGYSSRGGQVKNPYGPFDVGGSSSGSGAAIAAQFATAAIGTETSGSILNPSSQNSLVGIKPTVGLISRDGIIPISHTQDTAGPMTRTVREAVHVLATIMGNDEKDPATRKNPLTKEELYAALEQPTLKGVRVGIAREGFVDQLPELKRVVINEAIEQLMEAGAEVIDEIVIPSAKEKWSFNVLLYEFKVNINAYLSKTNVELRTLTDVIRFNQEDPERRLKYGQSLLTKSDQTSGTLTEKEYLEALQFDQYHATVNGIDAAIEQNQLDVIVFPNNLGASIAAKPGYPSITVPAGYTAEGEPVGITFTSTAFTEAQLISIAAAFEGIGKRRKNPKLS; this is encoded by the coding sequence ATTGAAGTTAATCCTGATGCACTTCATATTGCGGATGCGTTAGACTATGAACGTGCGAACGTGGGCGTACGGGGACCACTTCATGGGATTCCTATTTTACTAAAAGATAATATTGATACAGCAGACAAACTCCATACAAGTGCAGGTTCACTTGCACTTAAAGACTCATACTCACAAAGGGACGCCCATCTTGTTTCCAGATTGCGGGAAGCTGGTGCAGTCATTTTGGGAAAAACAAACATGTCAGAGTGGGCCTATTTTATGACAATGGAAAATATGCCAAGTGGCTATAGCTCACGTGGAGGGCAGGTGAAAAATCCTTATGGTCCCTTTGATGTAGGAGGGTCCAGTTCAGGTTCAGGTGCAGCGATTGCCGCGCAGTTTGCGACTGCTGCCATTGGCACGGAGACTTCGGGTTCCATATTAAATCCTTCTAGTCAGAATAGTCTAGTTGGGATTAAGCCTACTGTAGGACTTATTAGCCGAGATGGGATTATTCCGATTTCACATACGCAGGACACGGCCGGACCAATGACACGGACTGTAAGGGAAGCTGTTCATGTATTAGCTACTATAATGGGGAATGATGAAAAAGACCCCGCAACACGAAAGAATCCACTTACAAAAGAGGAATTATATGCTGCGCTAGAACAGCCTACTTTAAAAGGGGTTAGAGTTGGAATAGCAAGAGAAGGTTTTGTCGATCAACTTCCAGAATTGAAAAGAGTTGTTATAAATGAGGCAATTGAACAATTGATGGAAGCTGGTGCTGAAGTGATTGATGAAATCGTCATTCCTTCAGCAAAAGAAAAATGGTCATTTAATGTGCTTCTTTATGAATTCAAAGTGAATATCAATGCGTATTTGTCTAAAACAAATGTAGAGTTGCGTACTCTTACTGATGTAATACGTTTTAATCAGGAAGATCCAGAGAGGCGATTAAAATATGGCCAATCATTGCTGACTAAATCAGATCAAACTAGCGGTACTCTTACTGAAAAGGAGTATTTAGAAGCTTTGCAGTTTGACCAGTATCATGCAACCGTAAACGGGATTGACGCTGCGATTGAACAAAATCAGTTAGATGTTATCGTATTCCCTAATAACCTCGGAGCCTCTATCGCAGCAAAGCCTGGATATCCATCTATCACAGTTCCAGCTGGGTATACTGCTGAAGGAGAGCCGGTTGGAATTACATTTACGAGTACGGCCTTTACGGAGGCTCAGTTAATTTCGATTGCTGCTGCATTTGAAGGTATAGGAAAAAGAAGAAAGAACCCGAAACTGTCTTAG
- a CDS encoding DeoR/GlpR family DNA-binding transcription regulator produces the protein MLTIERQKQILDLLKIQTTIKIHELVKKTGASESTIRRDLTELEQAKKLKRIHGGATLLKRILDEPTIAEKTVKNSQEKVRIAEKAASIIEEGDCIFLDAGTTTVEMIPFLMDKDITVVTNGITNISLLADLNIETHVIGGYVKTGTRASVGRNAIRLIETFRFDKAFLGVNGISEFDGCTTPDPEEAFIKEYAKKCSRQSYVLVDHSKFGEVSFSKFADIKEITIITSDINEELVNNYRKLTNIEVASL, from the coding sequence ATGTTAACGATAGAGCGACAGAAACAAATTCTAGATCTGTTAAAGATTCAAACGACGATAAAAATTCACGAACTAGTTAAGAAAACAGGTGCTTCTGAATCAACGATACGTCGTGATTTAACTGAACTTGAACAAGCTAAGAAATTAAAGCGAATTCATGGCGGTGCTACTTTATTAAAGAGAATATTAGATGAACCTACTATAGCTGAAAAAACGGTCAAAAACAGTCAGGAGAAAGTGAGAATTGCCGAAAAAGCAGCATCAATAATTGAAGAGGGAGATTGTATCTTTTTAGATGCTGGGACAACAACTGTAGAAATGATCCCCTTTTTGATGGATAAGGATATTACTGTTGTAACAAACGGAATAACCAATATAAGCTTATTAGCTGACTTAAATATAGAAACACATGTTATTGGAGGGTATGTGAAAACAGGCACAAGAGCTTCTGTTGGACGTAATGCGATTCGTTTGATAGAGACCTTCCGTTTTGACAAAGCGTTTCTAGGTGTGAACGGAATTAGTGAATTTGACGGCTGTACAACGCCTGATCCTGAAGAAGCATTTATAAAAGAATATGCAAAGAAATGTTCTAGGCAAAGCTATGTATTGGTCGATCATTCTAAGTTTGGCGAAGTATCATTCTCTAAATTCGCTGATATAAAGGAAATAACAATTATTACTTCTGATATTAACGAAGAACTAGTTAACAACTATAGAAAATTGACGAACATAGAGGTGGCTTCCTTATGA
- the pfkB gene encoding 1-phosphofructokinase, with amino-acid sequence MIYTVTLNPALDYFVELEQVNLGAVNRAMTDHKAPGGKGINVSKVLKRLGHQSEAFGFIGGFTGKYLREVIEQDGIATKFIEVTGDTRINVKIKGQEESEINGVSPRIKPEHLEQLRNQMSELKKGDILVLAGSVPATIPFDIYEALCREALEREVEVFIDSSGEPLSHVLQARPTFIKPNHHELGELFSTNIANPEEAVPYIEKLIGQGIKYVLVSFAGDGALLGTKDQLLFANTPKGKVKNSVGAGDSVVAGFIAAKNEKMALADAFRFAVATGSATAFSTTFAERAIVEELMKEIDIKDWRKGE; translated from the coding sequence ATGATATATACAGTTACATTAAACCCCGCTCTTGACTACTTTGTTGAACTCGAGCAAGTGAACTTAGGAGCAGTCAATCGAGCAATGACAGATCATAAAGCTCCTGGAGGCAAGGGAATTAATGTTTCAAAAGTGTTAAAGAGATTAGGGCATCAAAGTGAAGCATTTGGATTTATCGGTGGCTTTACTGGAAAGTATTTAAGAGAAGTTATTGAGCAAGATGGAATTGCAACGAAGTTTATTGAAGTAACAGGTGATACAAGAATTAATGTCAAAATTAAGGGACAAGAAGAATCTGAGATCAATGGTGTATCACCGAGAATTAAGCCTGAGCATTTAGAGCAGTTACGTAATCAAATGAGTGAGTTGAAGAAGGGAGATATTCTTGTTTTAGCGGGGAGTGTGCCGGCTACGATTCCATTTGATATTTATGAAGCTTTATGCAGAGAGGCGCTTGAAAGAGAAGTAGAGGTATTTATAGATTCAAGTGGGGAACCACTGAGTCATGTTCTTCAGGCACGTCCAACTTTTATTAAACCGAATCACCATGAACTAGGGGAATTATTCTCTACTAATATTGCAAACCCAGAAGAGGCAGTTCCTTATATTGAGAAGTTAATTGGACAAGGAATTAAGTATGTTCTTGTTTCTTTTGCTGGAGACGGGGCTCTTCTTGGTACAAAAGACCAGCTATTATTTGCTAATACTCCAAAAGGAAAAGTGAAAAATTCAGTTGGTGCCGGCGATTCGGTTGTGGCTGGTTTTATCGCAGCAAAAAATGAAAAGATGGCTTTAGCTGATGCTTTTAGATTTGCCGTAGCAACTGGGAGTGCAACCGCTTTTTCCACTACATTTGCGGAACGAGCGATTGTTGAGGAACTTATGAAGGAAATTGACATCAAAGATTGGAGAAAGGGTGAGTAA
- a CDS encoding PTS fructose transporter subunit IIABC produces MRISDLLKKETIVLNMKATNKEAAIDELVTSLDQAERLNNAEDFKKAIWTREEQSTTGLGEGIAIPHAKSDAVQTPAIAFGRSVNGLDYEALDGQPTHLFFMIAASAGANEAHLATLSRLSTFLMDEAFRRKLLDAATESDVLAAIDKKELEQLQAEEAEQDKSSDADEYTLLAVTGCPTGIAHTYMAADALKGEAKKQGVSIKVQTNGSSGVKNKLTSEDIKQAKAIIVAADTKVDMAPFAGKKVIQVPVKDGVRKPKELIDRALSGDAPIYQANSETESESEEQGKAGFGAGFYKHLMNGVSNMLPFVIGGGILIALSFLIDIDLNNQFAQMLMDIGGGSAFALMIPVLSAFIAMSIADRPGFAAGMVGGLIAVNGEAGFLGGLIAGFLAGYIALLVKKLTAGLPQSLAGITTILFYPVLNIFFTGMIMLLLVTPLSAVNRGLEGWLGGMGTTNMMLLGIILGGMMAIDMGGPINKAAFTFGIAMIDAGNFGPHAAVMAGGMVPPLGIALATTFFKRKFTKQEQEAGKTNYLLGASFITEGAIPFAAADPGRVIPSAVVGAAVAGGLTALFGIGLPAPHGGIFVIGLVSGSWFMYALAIIAGAIVTALMLGIWKKKTV; encoded by the coding sequence TTGAGGATTTCTGATCTGTTAAAAAAAGAAACAATTGTCTTAAATATGAAAGCGACAAATAAAGAAGCAGCAATTGATGAACTTGTAACAAGTCTTGATCAAGCCGAGCGTTTAAATAATGCTGAAGATTTTAAAAAAGCAATTTGGACGAGGGAAGAACAGAGCACAACAGGTTTAGGTGAGGGAATTGCAATTCCGCACGCTAAAAGTGATGCTGTTCAAACACCAGCAATTGCTTTTGGTCGTTCAGTAAATGGATTGGACTATGAGGCACTTGATGGGCAGCCTACGCATCTCTTTTTCATGATTGCTGCTTCTGCCGGAGCAAATGAAGCGCATCTTGCAACTTTATCGAGATTGTCTACATTCTTAATGGATGAGGCGTTTCGTAGAAAGTTACTTGATGCGGCAACAGAAAGTGATGTATTAGCTGCTATAGATAAGAAAGAATTAGAGCAATTGCAAGCAGAGGAGGCAGAACAAGATAAGTCTTCTGATGCAGACGAATATACATTGCTAGCTGTAACTGGGTGTCCAACAGGTATTGCTCATACGTATATGGCTGCCGATGCGTTAAAAGGTGAAGCGAAAAAGCAAGGTGTCTCCATTAAAGTTCAAACAAATGGTTCTAGTGGGGTCAAGAATAAATTAACAAGCGAAGACATTAAACAAGCAAAAGCGATTATTGTTGCTGCTGATACTAAAGTTGATATGGCGCCATTTGCGGGCAAGAAAGTCATCCAAGTTCCCGTAAAGGATGGAGTAAGAAAGCCAAAAGAGCTAATCGATCGAGCTCTTTCAGGAGATGCTCCGATTTATCAAGCGAATAGTGAGACAGAAAGTGAGTCAGAAGAACAAGGGAAAGCCGGCTTTGGTGCTGGGTTTTATAAGCACTTAATGAATGGTGTTTCAAATATGCTTCCATTTGTTATTGGTGGCGGTATCCTAATTGCTTTATCTTTCTTGATTGATATTGACTTGAACAATCAGTTTGCACAAATGTTAATGGATATCGGCGGTGGTTCTGCATTTGCACTAATGATTCCGGTTCTTTCAGCATTCATTGCAATGAGTATTGCAGACCGTCCTGGTTTTGCCGCAGGTATGGTAGGTGGTTTAATTGCTGTTAATGGAGAAGCTGGTTTCTTAGGGGGACTAATCGCAGGTTTCCTAGCTGGTTATATTGCACTTCTTGTTAAGAAGTTAACAGCAGGCCTGCCACAATCATTAGCTGGCATCACAACGATTCTCTTTTATCCAGTATTAAATATTTTCTTCACGGGAATGATTATGCTTCTTTTAGTTACTCCGCTAAGCGCTGTAAATCGCGGTTTAGAAGGATGGCTTGGTGGAATGGGAACTACTAACATGATGTTATTAGGTATCATTCTTGGTGGAATGATGGCCATTGATATGGGAGGTCCAATTAACAAAGCTGCCTTCACATTTGGCATTGCGATGATCGATGCTGGCAATTTCGGTCCTCATGCTGCTGTTATGGCTGGAGGGATGGTTCCACCTCTTGGTATCGCTTTGGCAACGACATTTTTTAAACGGAAATTTACAAAGCAAGAGCAAGAGGCAGGAAAAACAAATTATTTATTAGGTGCTTCATTTATAACAGAAGGTGCCATTCCATTTGCAGCTGCTGACCCTGGTCGTGTCATCCCATCTGCGGTTGTAGGAGCAGCCGTTGCTGGAGGATTAACAGCGTTGTTTGGGATTGGGCTACCAGCTCCACACGGTGGAATCTTTGTTATCGGCCTCGTTTCGGGCAGTTGGTTCATGTATGCACTCGCGATTATCGCTGGAGCAATTGTCACTGCGTTAATGCTAGGTATTTGGAAAAAGAAAACAGTCTAG
- the mreBH gene encoding rod-share determining protein MreBH, producing MWKNAEIGIDLGTANTLVYSRDKGMILNEPSVVAINLDTNEVLAVGLEAKNMVGKTPANIVTVRPLKDGVIADFNMTSHMLKAIMKKASKTLNLSVRKPSVVVCAPSGSTSVERRAILDAVRGCGAKQAHIIEEPLAAAIGADLTVEEPIANVVVDIGGGTTEVAIISFGGVVTCHSIRIGGDKFDESIIQHVRKTYNIIIGERTAERIKMEIGYAPIEHERLEMEVRGRDLVHGLPKTVMLNSIEVQEALKEGMFQLLESIRATLEDCPPELSGDIVDQGVTLTGGGALLNGMQEWLSTEISVPVHIAPNPLEAVAIGTGRSLKFIDKLQKV from the coding sequence ATGTGGAAAAATGCAGAAATTGGAATAGATTTAGGAACTGCAAATACACTTGTTTACAGTAGAGACAAAGGCATGATTTTGAACGAACCTTCAGTCGTTGCCATTAACCTTGATACAAATGAAGTATTAGCTGTTGGTCTAGAGGCTAAAAATATGGTAGGAAAAACACCTGCAAATATCGTAACAGTTCGTCCGCTAAAAGATGGGGTTATTGCCGATTTCAATATGACGAGTCACATGTTAAAAGCCATTATGAAAAAGGCTAGTAAAACACTTAACTTATCCGTTAGGAAACCAAGTGTCGTCGTTTGTGCCCCTTCTGGCTCAACATCAGTAGAGCGTAGAGCTATTTTAGATGCTGTCCGAGGCTGTGGTGCAAAGCAAGCTCATATTATCGAAGAACCGTTAGCAGCTGCGATTGGAGCTGACCTTACCGTTGAAGAACCAATAGCCAATGTTGTAGTTGATATTGGCGGAGGAACAACAGAAGTAGCGATTATATCATTTGGTGGAGTCGTTACATGTCATTCGATTCGAATTGGTGGCGACAAATTTGATGAAAGCATTATTCAACATGTTCGTAAAACGTATAACATCATAATAGGTGAACGTACAGCTGAGCGAATTAAAATGGAAATTGGCTATGCTCCGATTGAACATGAACGATTAGAAATGGAAGTAAGAGGACGAGACCTCGTTCACGGCTTACCGAAAACCGTTATGCTAAATTCAATTGAAGTTCAAGAAGCACTTAAAGAAGGAATGTTCCAGCTGCTAGAATCGATCCGAGCAACACTGGAGGATTGTCCTCCTGAATTAAGTGGCGATATTGTCGACCAAGGGGTTACCCTTACCGGTGGTGGAGCTCTGTTAAACGGTATGCAAGAATGGCTTTCAACTGAAATATCTGTTCCTGTTCATATCGCTCCTAATCCTCTCGAAGCTGTTGCAATTGGGACAGGCCGTTCGCTAAAATTTATCGATAAGCTCCAAAAAGTTTAA
- a CDS encoding carbon-nitrogen family hydrolase → MRIASYQMDIVPGQPVENRKLVAEWAKEICRNGKVDVLVLPEMWTTAYTLPTLEETVKEDKEQTEVFIAELAKEHQVNIVAGSYAAFDVDGIYNRSLIVNRAGERIHTYDKMHLVPMLDEPTYLKGGKHGGKMFELDGKKMGIIICYDLRFPELVRSLALQGAEMIFVVAEWPEARAMHWEILQQARAIENQVYIVSCNRVGTYDGVEFAGRSMVISPWGDTIYKASASKEETINVQVELNDVKKIREQVPVFKSRVPELYDRH, encoded by the coding sequence ATGAGAATTGCGAGTTATCAAATGGATATCGTACCTGGTCAACCGGTTGAAAACCGTAAACTTGTGGCGGAGTGGGCTAAAGAAATCTGTAGAAATGGTAAAGTAGATGTTCTAGTATTACCTGAGATGTGGACTACTGCCTACACATTACCGACATTAGAAGAGACGGTTAAAGAGGATAAAGAACAAACAGAAGTGTTCATTGCTGAATTAGCTAAAGAACATCAAGTGAATATAGTTGCTGGTTCTTATGCCGCCTTTGATGTTGATGGTATTTATAATCGTTCACTCATTGTAAACAGAGCTGGAGAACGAATTCATACATATGACAAGATGCATCTAGTTCCAATGTTAGACGAACCTACTTATCTAAAGGGCGGCAAGCATGGGGGTAAGATGTTTGAGTTAGACGGTAAGAAGATGGGCATCATTATTTGTTATGATTTGCGTTTTCCTGAATTAGTCCGGTCCTTAGCGTTACAAGGGGCAGAAATGATTTTTGTTGTCGCGGAGTGGCCTGAAGCTCGTGCGATGCATTGGGAAATCCTCCAACAAGCTAGGGCCATAGAAAACCAGGTCTATATAGTTAGTTGTAATCGTGTCGGTACATATGATGGAGTGGAATTTGCAGGGCGTTCGATGGTTATTAGCCCGTGGGGAGACACAATTTATAAGGCATCGGCATCGAAGGAAGAAACGATAAACGTTCAAGTAGAATTGAATGATGTTAAGAAAATACGGGAGCAGGTTCCAGTTTTTAAAAGTCGAGTTCCAGAACTTTATGATCGTCATTAA
- the thiT gene encoding energy-coupled thiamine transporter ThiT, with translation MVPIFIITFRRGWKSGVLTGLLVGLLNLMIGGYVVHPVQLVLDYPLAYLVLGFASIFIVKAALSIKTIVIGLVFATALRFISHFASGVIWFGEYAPEGMNVSLYSAFYNLSYLVPEMLLTLAVIILLLKKYPQFFLTVR, from the coding sequence ATGGTACCAATTTTCATTATTACATTTAGACGTGGCTGGAAAAGTGGTGTTTTAACAGGTTTACTTGTAGGATTATTAAATCTTATGATAGGAGGCTATGTTGTCCATCCTGTTCAGCTGGTATTAGATTATCCGTTAGCTTACTTAGTTTTAGGATTTGCAAGTATCTTTATTGTCAAAGCTGCTTTATCTATTAAAACGATTGTAATAGGTCTGGTTTTTGCGACGGCATTGCGCTTTATTAGTCACTTTGCTTCTGGAGTGATTTGGTTTGGTGAATACGCTCCAGAGGGAATGAACGTCAGCTTATACTCTGCTTTTTATAATCTTTCTTATCTAGTGCCAGAGATGCTGCTGACTCTTGCAGTTATCATATTGCTACTGAAAAAGTATCCGCAATTTTTCCTTACTGTCAGATAA